ATGGCGCGCAGCAGCTGGCGCCGGTTGGCGCCGAGCATGCGGGCGCTGGCGATGACGTTGGGGCTGACCTCGCGCACGCCCTGGTAGACGTTGAAGAACACGACGAAGAACACCAGCGTCACGCCGAGCGCGACCTTCGACCATATGCCCAGCCCGAACCACACCGCGAAGATCGGCGCCAGCACGACGCGCGGCATCGAGTTGAGGCCCTTGATGTAGGGGTCCATCACCGCCGACGCCGTCGGCGACAGCGCCAGCCACAGGCCGATGACGAGGCCGGACGCCGCGCCGATGGTGAAGCCCAGCGCCGTCTCCAGCAGCGTGACGGCGAGATGGCCGAAGATCTCGCCGCTGGCGAACCACTCGACCACCACCTGGAACACCTTGTGCGGCTGGCCGAAGAAGAACGCCGCCCGGTTGTCCTGCTCGAAGTAGAACGGCGGGATCAGGCCGGGCTGGGTCATCGCGTGCCAGAACAGGATCAGCACCACCAGCACCAGGATCTGGAGCGCGCGCAGCCGCATCTCAGGCCACCTTCTGCGCGGCGTAGGCCTTCAGGACCTCTTCCTTCATCGCGTTCCAGATCTCGCGGTGGACCTCGATGAAGCCGGGGCTCATGCGGATTTCCGACACGTCGCGCGGCCGCGGCAGGTCGATGCGGAAATCGGCGATCGGCCGCGTCGCCGGGCCGGCCGACAGCACCACCACCCGGTCGCTCAGCGCGATCGCCTCCTCGAGGTCGTGGGTCACGAACATCACCGATTTGCGGTCGGCCGCCCACAGCGCCAGCAGCTCGTTCTCCATCAGCTGGCGCGTCTGGACGTCGAGCGCCGAGAACGGCTCGTCCATCAGCAGGATGTCGGGATCGACGATCAGGGTCTGGGCCAGCGCCAGCCGTTTGCGCATGCCGCCGGACATCTGGTGGGGATAGCGGTCGCCGAATCCCGCCAGCCCGACGCGGCGCAGCCAGTCGTGGCCGCGCGCCACCGCCTCCGGCCGCGCCACGCCGCGGAACTCCAGGCCCGCCACCACGTTCTCGATGCCGGTGCGCCACGGCATCAGCGCGTCCGCCTGGAACATGTAGCCGGCGCGCCGGTTCACCCCGTCGGCCGCGGCCAGCCGTTTGCCGAACACCTCGACGACCCCGGACGACGGCGCGAGCAGGCCGGCGGCGACGTTCAGGAGGGTGGATTTGCCACAGCCCGTCGGTCCGACCACCGAGACGAACTCGCCGTCGGCGATCGACAACGACGCGCCGCCGACGGCCGTGTAGCCGCCGCCGCCGTCACGCGCCGCGAAACGGCACGTGACGTCGCGGAACGTCAACGCGTCGACCACGATCCGGTCGCTCTCAGGCGCGCTTCCCGGCGCGTTGCGCGAACTCGTTGGTCCACGTCAGGTCGAGCTTGCCCTCGGCCGCCTTGATCTTGTCGTCGGTGTCGGCGAGGAACTTCAGGCAGTTCTTCGGGCCGTCCGGCGGCATCATCCCGTCGGGCGAGATCGTGTCGCGCACGTTGGCGAACGCCTTCTCGTAGATCGCGCGGTCGCCGAGCAGGTAGCCCTCGGGCACCGCCTTGGCCACCTCCGACGGCGGCGCGGTCTGGAGCCACTGGTTGGCACGCACGATCGCGGTGGCCAGCGCCTGCGCGGTGTTCGGCGTCTTCTTGACCAGGTCCGGCTGGGCGTACAGGCAGGCGGCGGGCATCGACCCGCCGAACAGCTCGGCGTTGCACTTCATCGTGCGCGTATCGAGCACGATCTGGATCAGGCCCTTCTCCTGCAGGATGGTCAGGGCCGGATCGGACTGCGCCACGGCGTCGAGCTCGCCCTTCTCGATGCCGGCCACGACCGAGGCGCCGGCGCCGACGCCGATGACCACGATGTCGCTCGGCTTCAGGCCGCCCTTGGACGCCCAGTAGTTGGCCAGCATGTGCGTCTGCGAGCCCGGCGCGGTGACGCCGAACTTCAGGCCCTTGACGTCGGCCGGCCCCTTGACCTTGGCGGCGACCTCCTTGCGCAGGCCGATCGCGAGCTGCATGCCGCGGCCGATCAGCGCGAAGCCGATGATCGGCTGGCCGCGCTGCTGCATGCGGATGGTGTGCTCGTAGGCGCCGGCGACGACGTCGGCGCTGCCGCCCATGAGCGCCTGCAGCGACTTGGCGCCGCCCTGGAAGTCGTTGATCTCGACGTCGAGACCGGCCTCCTTGAAGTATCCCCGCCGCTCGGCGATGGTCAGCGACAGGTAGTACAGGGCCGACTTGCCGCCGACGGCGAGCACGACCTTGGTCTTCTCCGGCTTGCCCTGCGCCCGGGCCGAGCCGATGTAGGCCGTGGCGCCGAGCGCGCCGGCGGCGGCCGTGGTCGCGAGCATGCCGCGACGCGCGATGCGTTTTTCCGTCATTGTCTCCTCCGGTGCGTGCCGGCGCTCTTGGTGGCGCCAGTCGGCCGGGAGAATGCAGCGAACCGGGCGCAGCGTCCACCGCCGCGACGCGCGCGGCGCCGGTGGCGAGCCGGTTACTTGAACGTCCGCTCGGCCCACCACGGGAAGTAGGACGGCATGCCGTCGCTGACCTTCATCGGGAACCGGGCCGGGCGCTTCTCCAGGAACGCGACCACGCCCTCCTTGACGTCGGCCGACTTGCCGCGCGCGTAGATGCCCTTGGAATCGACCTTGTGGGCCTCCATCGGGTGGTCGGCGCCCAGCATCTTCCAGATCATCTGCCGGTTCAGAGCGACCGAGACCGGCGCGGTGTTGTCGGCGATCTCGCGCGCCAGCGCGTAGGCCGCCGGCAGCAGGTCGGCGGATTTGTGGACCGAGCGCACCAGCCGCCCCGCCAGCGCCTCCTGGGCGGGGAAGACGCGGCCGGTCATGACCCATTCCAGCGCCTGCTGCGGGCCGACCAGGCGCGGCAGGAACCAGCTCGAGCAGGCCTCCATCACGATCGCCCGGCGGGTGAAGACGAAGCCGTAGCGCGCCTCCTCCGACGCCAGCCGCACGTCCATGGCCAGCTGCATGGTGATGCCGACGCCGACGGCGGCGCCGTTGCAGGCCGCGATGGTCGGCTTGAGGCTCTCGTACAGGCGCAGCGTCAGCAGACCGCCGCCGTCGCGGTGGCCGTCCAGGCCGGGATCGACCGGTCCGCGGTTCTCGGCGTTGAAGGTGTTGGCGCCGCCCGACAGGTCGGCGCCGGCGCAGAAGCCGCGGCCGGCGCCGGTGAAGACGATGGCGCGCACGTCGTCGTCGCGGTCGGCGCGGTCGAGCGCGTCGAGCAGCTCCGACAGCATCTTGCCGGTGAAGGCGTTGAGCTTGTCGGGGCGGTTCAGCGTGATGGTGAGGATCCCGTCCTTCACCGCGTACTGGATCTGCTCGTAGGTCATGTCCGCTCCTGGTCCGTGGTCCCGCTCAGGCGGCCGCCTTGAGCAGATCGGCGCATTTCTCGCCGATCATGATCGCGGCCGCGTTGGTGTTACCCGATACGACCTGCGGCATGATCGAGCAATCGGCCACGCGCAGAGCGGCGACGCCGCGCACGCGCAGCTGCGGGTCGACCACGGCCATCGGATCGTGCTCCGGGCCCATGCGGCAGGTGCCGGCCTGATGGTGCACGGTGCTGCCCGTCCGCTTGGCGTAGTCGAGCAGCTCGTCGTCGCTCTGGACGCCGGGGCCGGGCACGACCTCGGCGGCGATCCACTCTCTCAGCGCGGGCTGCTCGGCGATGCGCCGCAGCAGGCGCATGCCGGCGACCATGGTCCGCCGGTCGACCTCGTCGGCGAGGTAGTTCGCCACCATCGACGGCGCCTCGCGCGGATCGGCGGAGCGCAGCCTCAGGCGGCCGCGGCTCTGCGGCCGCGACTGGTTCACGATGGCCGAGAAGCCGGGGAAGTCGTGCAGCTCGGTGATCTTGCTCGCGGTCGAGAACGGCATGTAGTGGATCTGCACGTCGGGATCGGCCAGCTCCGGCCGGGTGCGCGCGAACGCGCCCGCGACGCCGGCGCCGATCGCCATCGGGCCGGACCGCGTCAACGCGTAGCGCGCGCCCATCGCCAGCCTGCCCAGCCAGTTGCGGTTGAAATCGTTGATCGTCACGGCGCGGGTGGCGCGCCACGCGATGCGCGCCAGATAGTGGTCGTGCAGATTCTCGCCGACGCCCGGCAGGTCGCGCACCGGCGTGATCCCCATCTCGCTGACATGCGCCGCCGGTCCGACGCCGGACAAGAGCAGGATCTGCGGCGAGTTCAGCGCGCCGCCGCACAACACCACCTCGCGGCCGGCCTTCGCGACGTGCGAGGCGCCGGCGGCGCTGTAGCGCACGCCCGTCGCGCGGCCGTCGACGATCTCGACCTTCTCGGTCAACGCGCCGGTGACGATCCGCAGATTGCGGCGCCCGCGCGCCGGGCCGAGATAGGCGCGCGCGGCGGAGCAGCGGCGGCCGTGGCGCTGGGTCTGCTGGTAGTAGCCCGCGCCCTCCTGCGCCGGTCCGTTGAAATCGTCGTTGCGCGGCAGACCGGCCTCGACGGCGGCGTCGACATAGGCGTCGGCCAGCGGATGGCGCCAGCGCGTGTCGTCGACCCCCAGCGGGCCGCCGCCGGCGTGCAGCGCGTCGTCGCCGCGCACGTTGCCCTCGGCCTTGCGGAAATACGGCAGCACGTCGTCGAAGCCCCAGCCGGTGTTGCCGAGCTGGCGCCAGTAGTCGTAGTCGCCGGGGACGCCCCGGATGTAGATCAGGCCGTTGATCGAGCTGGAGCCGCCCAGCGTCCTGCCGCGCGGCCAGTACACCTTGCGCCCGCCGAGATGCGGCTCGGGATCGGTCTCGTACTTCCAGTTGACGCGCGGGTCCTCGAAGGTGCGCGCGAAGCCGATCGGCACGTGGATCCAGACGTGGTTGTCGGGCGGGCCGGCCTCCAGCAGCAGCACCTTCCACGCCGGGTTCTCGCTCAGCCGGGCGGCCAGCGCACAACCCGCCGATCCCGCGCCGACGACGATGAAATCGTAAATCTCCTCAGCCATCGCCGCTTCTCCTCCCCCCGCGGCCGCGCCGCGCCGGGGGACAATAGCGCATCCCCGCCACGGGGCCGCAAGCGCGCGCCGGCGTCGCCTCAGGGACAGTCGGCGACGACCGTCGAGGTCGCGTCGGACACGAGACGGTAGTACGCCGCCCGCCCGGGCACGGGGTGGAAGCGGTCGAACGCCGCTTTGGTCGTCGCGAACCGGGCGGCAAGCCGATACACCCGCGCATTGCCGTCGCACCCCCAGGCGACCGCGCCGAGCGCGACGGGCGACGTCGTCACGACCGCGATGGCGTCCGGCGCCAGAAGCTCGATGGCCAGCGGCGCCCGCCCCTCCCGGCGATAGGCGCCGCCGCCCGCGGCGGAGCGTGGCGGCCGCCGGCGCGCACGCCTATGCTGGGCGCGCGCCAACCGCCGGAGACCCGACCATGCCCGCCCATGTCCGCTTCATGCTCCGCCACGCCGGCATCGGCTTGACGCTCGCCGCGGTCACCGTGGCCGGCATGCTGTGGTTGGACGTGGCGCATCTGCGCGCCTTGACGCTGGGGACGGCTCACGGTCCGCTCGGACTGGCGCTGCTGACGTTCTTCATGGGCCTGACCTTCGGAAGCGTGCAGATCGGCGCCGCCGTCATGCTCACGTCCGACGACGACCGGCCGCGCGGCCATGGGCGCCGCGTCGCCGCGATCCCCGCGCCGTCGATGCTCGGCGCCCTCGGCCGTCGGCGGTAACGGAGGGCCTCCGTCGGCGCGCGCCGGCGGAATGGCGCCGCTCGCCATCGGCGTGGTCGGCTGCGGCGTCGCGGGCCAGGCGGCGGCGATCCTCGCGGCCGGCGACGGCCACGACGTCACGCTGTTCGAGCGCTTCCCCACGCCGCGCCCGGTCGGCGCCGGACTCCTGCTGCAGGCCACCGGCCAACGCGCGTTGCAGCGCCTGGGGCTGCTCGACGGCGCGCGCGCCCTGGGCGAGCGCATCGACGGCATCGACGCCCATACGAGGCGCGGCCGCGTCGTGCTCCACCTGCGCTACGAGACGCTGGCGCCGGGCATGGCCGGCCTCGGCATCCACCGCGGCGCGTTGTTCCAACTCCTGCACGACCGCCTGCGCGCGACACCCACGCGGCTCGAACTGGGCGTCGAGATCGCCGGAATCGAGGAAACGGCGCGGCCGCGCCTGCGTCTCGCGGATGGTGGCGCGCGCGGTCCGTTTGACGTGCTGCTGGTCGCCGACGGCGCGCATTCGGCCTTGCGGGCGGCGCACGCGCCGCGCCACGCCGCGCGGCTCTATCCCTGGGGGTGCCTGTGGGCGACGGTGCCCGACCCGGAGGGACGGTTCGCCGGGCGCCTGCGCCAGCGCGTGCGCGACACGCGGGTCATGCTGGGCGCGCTTCCGGTCGGCCGCCGGCCCGGCGATCCCGCCGCCGCCCGCGAGGTCACGCTGTTCTGGAGTCTGCCGGTGGCGGCGATGGACGCGTGCCGCGCGCGCGGGCTGGACGCCCTGAAAGCCGACATGCGGGCGGAATGGCCGGACCTGGCCGGGCCGTTGGAGCGCGTCGCCTCGTTCGACCAGCTCAGCATGGCGACCTACCGCGACGTCCGGCTGTCGCGC
The genomic region above belongs to Rhodospirillales bacterium and contains:
- a CDS encoding choline dehydrogenase, translating into MAEEIYDFIVVGAGSAGCALAARLSENPAWKVLLLEAGPPDNHVWIHVPIGFARTFEDPRVNWKYETDPEPHLGGRKVYWPRGRTLGGSSSINGLIYIRGVPGDYDYWRQLGNTGWGFDDVLPYFRKAEGNVRGDDALHAGGGPLGVDDTRWRHPLADAYVDAAVEAGLPRNDDFNGPAQEGAGYYQQTQRHGRRCSAARAYLGPARGRRNLRIVTGALTEKVEIVDGRATGVRYSAAGASHVAKAGREVVLCGGALNSPQILLLSGVGPAAHVSEMGITPVRDLPGVGENLHDHYLARIAWRATRAVTINDFNRNWLGRLAMGARYALTRSGPMAIGAGVAGAFARTRPELADPDVQIHYMPFSTASKITELHDFPGFSAIVNQSRPQSRGRLRLRSADPREAPSMVANYLADEVDRRTMVAGMRLLRRIAEQPALREWIAAEVVPGPGVQSDDELLDYAKRTGSTVHHQAGTCRMGPEHDPMAVVDPQLRVRGVAALRVADCSIMPQVVSGNTNAAAIMIGEKCADLLKAAA
- a CDS encoding ABC transporter substrate-binding protein, giving the protein MTEKRIARRGMLATTAAAGALGATAYIGSARAQGKPEKTKVVLAVGGKSALYYLSLTIAERRGYFKEAGLDVEINDFQGGAKSLQALMGGSADVVAGAYEHTIRMQQRGQPIIGFALIGRGMQLAIGLRKEVAAKVKGPADVKGLKFGVTAPGSQTHMLANYWASKGGLKPSDIVVIGVGAGASVVAGIEKGELDAVAQSDPALTILQEKGLIQIVLDTRTMKCNAELFGGSMPAACLYAQPDLVKKTPNTAQALATAIVRANQWLQTAPPSEVAKAVPEGYLLGDRAIYEKAFANVRDTISPDGMMPPDGPKNCLKFLADTDDKIKAAEGKLDLTWTNEFAQRAGKRA
- a CDS encoding ABC transporter permease, which gives rise to MRLRALQILVLVVLILFWHAMTQPGLIPPFYFEQDNRAAFFFGQPHKVFQVVVEWFASGEIFGHLAVTLLETALGFTIGAASGLVIGLWLALSPTASAVMDPYIKGLNSMPRVVLAPIFAVWFGLGIWSKVALGVTLVFFVVFFNVYQGVREVSPNVIASARMLGANRRQLLRAIYVPSAMSWVFASLHNAVGLAFVGAVVGEYLGSARGVGYLILQAEGTFDINTVFAGILVLTAFALALDAAVGAVERRLMVWQPKASETEPT
- a CDS encoding FAD-dependent monooxygenase produces the protein MAPLAIGVVGCGVAGQAAAILAAGDGHDVTLFERFPTPRPVGAGLLLQATGQRALQRLGLLDGARALGERIDGIDAHTRRGRVVLHLRYETLAPGMAGLGIHRGALFQLLHDRLRATPTRLELGVEIAGIEETARPRLRLADGGARGPFDVLLVADGAHSALRAAHAPRHAARLYPWGCLWATVPDPEGRFAGRLRQRVRDTRVMLGALPVGRRPGDPAAAREVTLFWSLPVAAMDACRARGLDALKADMRAEWPDLAGPLERVASFDQLSMATYRDVRLSRWRAGRAVFIGDAAHGTSPQLGQGANMALLDALALTTALRQRDGDGEAAIDAALDRAEAWRRPHTDAFGRISQMLTPFYQSRLTPLGWARDLAFGPFCALPPTRNLMLSVLGGVRRGWIGRFPMAADGMPELPY
- a CDS encoding ABC transporter ATP-binding protein, whose translation is MVVDALTFRDVTCRFAARDGGGGYTAVGGASLSIADGEFVSVVGPTGCGKSTLLNVAAGLLAPSSGVVEVFGKRLAAADGVNRRAGYMFQADALMPWRTGIENVVAGLEFRGVARPEAVARGHDWLRRVGLAGFGDRYPHQMSGGMRKRLALAQTLIVDPDILLMDEPFSALDVQTRQLMENELLALWAADRKSVMFVTHDLEEAIALSDRVVVLSAGPATRPIADFRIDLPRPRDVSEIRMSPGFIEVHREIWNAMKEEVLKAYAAQKVA
- a CDS encoding crotonase/enoyl-CoA hydratase family protein; this encodes MTYEQIQYAVKDGILTITLNRPDKLNAFTGKMLSELLDALDRADRDDDVRAIVFTGAGRGFCAGADLSGGANTFNAENRGPVDPGLDGHRDGGGLLTLRLYESLKPTIAACNGAAVGVGITMQLAMDVRLASEEARYGFVFTRRAIVMEACSSWFLPRLVGPQQALEWVMTGRVFPAQEALAGRLVRSVHKSADLLPAAYALAREIADNTAPVSVALNRQMIWKMLGADHPMEAHKVDSKGIYARGKSADVKEGVVAFLEKRPARFPMKVSDGMPSYFPWWAERTFK